TGCCTATGCTGCCATATCAAACGGCGGGAAGCTATTTTTGCCGCAGGTGGTAGAACAGGTTAAGGATATTGATGGGAATATTTTATGGGAGTTTAAACCAAAGGCAATAGGCATAGTGCCTGCCTCAAAAGAGACTCTGGATATTTTAAAAAAGGCATTGCACGGCGTTGTCCATGAAGATGGCGGAACAGCAAGGAGTTTAAGGATAGATGGCATTCCTATTGCAGGCAAGACAGGGACAGCACAGGTTGTCAAGTTAAAGGAAAATGCGCCAAGATTAAAACTGCATCAGGTGCCGTATGAACAGCGAGACCATGCATGGTTTATTGGTTTTGCCCCGGCAGATGAACCAAAGATAGTCGTGGCAGTGATGGTTGAACACGGCGGTTTTGGCTCTGAGGCAGCAGCGCCTGTTGCAAAAGAGGTTATAAAGGCATATTTAAGAGACAGGCTATAGGCGATAAAAGCAGGCGATAGGCTATGGGTTTTCCTATTGCCTATCACCTATTGCCCATTGCCTGTATTTTTATGATTGACAGACGAACATTTACACATTTTGACTGGGTAATCTTTTTATCTGCAATGGCACTTGCCGCAATTGGCATAGTAAATCTTTACAGCGCAACAGCAGGTTTAGGCTCACAACTTTATCTTAAACAATTCTACTGGCTTATAATTGGGTGTGCTGCAATAGGTATAATCACCTTCTTTAATTATTCCCAACTTGAAAGGTTTGCATATTTTCTTTACGGGGCAACAATAACATTTCTTGTGGCTGTTCATCTTTTTGGTAAATCTGCAGGGGGTGCAAAGAGGTGGCTTAATCTTGGTTTTGTTTCATTTCAGCCGTCTGAATTTGCAAAGATTGCCCTTGTTGTTATGCTTGCAAAATATTTCAATGAGATTACTGTGCCAAGGCAGGGCATGTCAATAAAGGATATATTTCTGCCCGGATTTATTCTTGCTGTCCCGTTTATTCTTGTGGCAAAGCAGCCTGACCTTGGCACTGCCCTTATACTTTTACTTATATTTATATCAATGACATTGTTTGTAAAGGTAAGGTGGAAAACACTGCTGGGCATATCCATTGCCTTTCTGCCGCTTATACCCTTTGCATGGCACTTTTTAAAAGATTATCAGAAGGCAAGACTTCTAAGTTTTATAAACCCAAATATTGACCTGCTTGGAACAGGGTATCATCTTAAACAGTCAAAAATCGCCATAGGTTCAGGAGGGTTTATTGGCAAAGGCTTTTTGAACGGAACACAGGGGCAGTTAAAATTCCTGCCTGAACGTCACACGGATTTTGTATTTTCAGTATTTGCAGAGGAATGGGGTTTTAGCGGTGCTGTAATTGTTGTTATACTCTCTTTGGTTATAATATTATGGGGACTGCATATAGCACAGCATTCGAAGGACAGGTTTGCCTCTTTCCTTGCATTTGGCATCTCATCACTATTTTTTTGGCATACAGCGATAAATCTGGCCATGGTTATGGGACTACTGCCTGTAGTCGGCGTGCCTCTTCCGTTTATGAGTTACGGCGGTTCGTTTTTGCTGACAGTGATGCTCGGTGTGGGCATACTTATAAATGTGAGCATGAGGAGGTTTATGTTCTGATATGTTTGCACTAAAAAACAAATTTGAAGTAATAGTCTTTATACTCCTTACAATATTCTTAATAACTGCGACACATATCTACTCTTTTTTATTTACGCCACCTGACGAAAAGGCATCAGTAAAAACTATATTCATAGAGCAGGGGGCAAGTTTCAGACTTATAGCAAAGGAACTAGAAAAGGTTGGCATAATAACCCGTGCAGATAGATTCTCCATGCTCGCAAAGTTAAAAGGCGCAGTAAAAAAGGCAGAGGCTGGAGAGTATGAGTTTACAACATCAATGCTGCCAACTGCGGTATTGGATAAGTTGGTTAAAGGTCAAGTAAAGGAACACAGCATAACAATACCAGAGGGTTATAACATAAGGGAAATTGCAGAAACCCTTGATGCACAGGGTTTTGTAAAGAAAGAAGAGTTTATAGAGGCAACAGTGGACAAAGAAGTCATTGCATCCCTTAATATTGACGGAACCAGCCTTGAGGGATATTTATTCCCTGATACATACAAACTGACAAAGGGGATGACTGCCCTTGACATTATAAAAAAGATGACTGCACGGTTTAATGAAGTGTATGTGGAGGTCAGGAGTCAGAAGTCAGGGGTCAGAAGAAATATGTCAACCAAAGAGATTGTAACCCTTGCATCAATAATAGAAAAGGAGACAGGTAAACCTGAAGAAATGCCGCTTATTTCTGCTGTCTTTCACAACAGATTAAAAAGGGGCATGAAACTTGACAGCGACCCTACTGTGATATACGGGATAAAAGACTTTAACGGCAATATCACAAAAAAAGACCTTGAGACTGTTACACCGTATAATACTTATAAGACAAAAGGTCTGCCGCCCGGTCCTATTGCAAACACAGGAAGGGCATCCCTTGAGGCAGCGCTTAATCCTGCAGATGAAGACTATCTATTCTTTGTTTCAAAAAACAACGGTTCTCACCACTTTTCAAAGGACATAAAAGAACACAACAAGGCTGTAGATACATATCAGGCGCCAAAGACAAAGAGGGCTGTTCTACGAAATGGATAATAATATCAATCTGCAAATGCCTCAACCTTCAAGTCTTCTCATTGATACCCATGCCCATCTTGATGACCCAAAATATAACGGGGATATAGATGA
The nucleotide sequence above comes from Deltaproteobacteria bacterium. Encoded proteins:
- the rodA gene encoding rod shape-determining protein RodA; the protein is MIDRRTFTHFDWVIFLSAMALAAIGIVNLYSATAGLGSQLYLKQFYWLIIGCAAIGIITFFNYSQLERFAYFLYGATITFLVAVHLFGKSAGGAKRWLNLGFVSFQPSEFAKIALVVMLAKYFNEITVPRQGMSIKDIFLPGFILAVPFILVAKQPDLGTALILLLIFISMTLFVKVRWKTLLGISIAFLPLIPFAWHFLKDYQKARLLSFINPNIDLLGTGYHLKQSKIAIGSGGFIGKGFLNGTQGQLKFLPERHTDFVFSVFAEEWGFSGAVIVVILSLVIILWGLHIAQHSKDRFASFLAFGISSLFFWHTAINLAMVMGLLPVVGVPLPFMSYGGSFLLTVMLGVGILINVSMRRFMF
- the mltG gene encoding endolytic transglycosylase MltG, producing MFALKNKFEVIVFILLTIFLITATHIYSFLFTPPDEKASVKTIFIEQGASFRLIAKELEKVGIITRADRFSMLAKLKGAVKKAEAGEYEFTTSMLPTAVLDKLVKGQVKEHSITIPEGYNIREIAETLDAQGFVKKEEFIEATVDKEVIASLNIDGTSLEGYLFPDTYKLTKGMTALDIIKKMTARFNEVYVEVRSQKSGVRRNMSTKEIVTLASIIEKETGKPEEMPLISAVFHNRLKRGMKLDSDPTVIYGIKDFNGNITKKDLETVTPYNTYKTKGLPPGPIANTGRASLEAALNPADEDYLFFVSKNNGSHHFSKDIKEHNKAVDTYQAPKTKRAVLRNG